TCCGAGGCGACAGAGGCCGCCCTGCTCGTCCGGGCAGAAGTAGAAGGTCCGATCGATCCGCACCGCCTCGCTCGGCGGCGCCGGGTCGAAGAACAGGCTCGAGACGCGGCTCCGGACGCACGCGGCGAGCATCTCCTCGTCGCGTGACCACGCGTCGACCGAGACGTCGTCCACCCGACCGTCGGGCTCGATGGTGAAGCCGACCCGCACCAGGCCGCTCACGTTCGGGTCTCTCAGGCGCGCCTCGCCGAAGCAGCCGCGCGCGCGCTCGAGGTGACCGGCGAGCTGTCGACGCAAGCTGCCCGCCACGTCCAGCTGTCCCGACTCGGCGCGGTTCGTCCTCGCGCTCGCCATCGGTCCGGCCGTGGCGCACCCGACCAGACCGACCAACCCCAGGATCCACGCGCTGCGCATCTGCCACCTCCTCACCCTCGGG
The Sandaracinaceae bacterium genome window above contains:
- a CDS encoding AgmX/PglI C-terminal domain-containing protein; this encodes MRSAWILGLVGLVGCATAGPMASARTNRAESGQLDVAGSLRRQLAGHLERARGCFGEARLRDPNVSGLVRVGFTIEPDGRVDDVSVDAWSRDEEMLAACVRSRVSSLFFDPAPPSEAVRIDRTFYFCPDEQGGLCRLGGARPLGGEASEDLLTRIDAGLSARDDRLEACAREIGGQPAVLDVRLEVGTDGRVMAGQLRESFPASTGLRRCAVGPLLGAHIEGELPDERMQVRYVYRLGAVGDVRSAQR